TTCGTTCTGGCTCCGACTATCGGAGTCATCGCCCTCAGCTTCTTCAGCTGGAACCTTCTGAGCGACGGGCGGTTCATCGGCACCGAGAACTTCGAACGGATATTCACCGACAGACGACTGGCGGATGTCTATCGATCAACCACGTTCATGGCTTTGTCGATTCTGGCCGTCAACATCATCGTTGGCCTGCTTCTCGCCGTGCTGCTCGAGACGCGAATGCCTCGATGGCTCCGAGGGTTCTTTCGGCTCTCGTTTCTCTTCCCCTTCGTCGTCTCCTCATCGGCCGTCGCGCTCATATGGCGCTTCCTGTTCAACAAAGACTTAGGCCTCATCAACTACTGGCTTGGGCTCGTCGGACTCGACAGAGTCGACTGGCTCGGCTCCAGCGCGTGGGCGCCGATCGCTGTGATCATCGTGAGCTCGTGGAAGACCCTAGGGTTCTCGATCCTTGTGTACATCGCAGGCCTTCAGTCAATCCCCGCATCCCTGAAGGAAGCCGCAATCGTCGATGGCGCCAATGCCTGGCAGCGCTTTTGGCGGATCACCTTGCCACTGCTATCCCCGACCGTGTTTTTCCTTGTCGTGATCAACACCATCAACGCGTTCCAGATATTCGCCGAGCCCCGTGTGCTCACGCAGGGAGGCCCGGGAGACTCCAGTCGCACCGTCGTTCAGTACATCTACGACACGGCGTTCCAGAGCTTTGATCTCGGCTACGCCT
The sequence above is a segment of the Microcella alkaliphila genome. Coding sequences within it:
- a CDS encoding carbohydrate ABC transporter permease produces the protein MTRQRDGLAAAAFLAPSAASFLIFVLAPTIGVIALSFFSWNLLSDGRFIGTENFERIFTDRRLADVYRSTTFMALSILAVNIIVGLLLAVLLETRMPRWLRGFFRLSFLFPFVVSSSAVALIWRFLFNKDLGLINYWLGLVGLDRVDWLGSSAWAPIAVIIVSSWKTLGFSILVYIAGLQSIPASLKEAAIVDGANAWQRFWRITLPLLSPTVFFLVVINTINAFQIFAEPRVLTQGGPGDSSRTVVQYIYDTAFQSFDLGYASTISITLMLILILLTLIQFRVSRRWTHYE